A stretch of Paenibacillus peoriae DNA encodes these proteins:
- the rpsD gene encoding 30S ribosomal protein S4, producing MARYTGPKFKLSRRLGISLSGTGKELKRPFPPGQHGANQRRKISNYGMQLQEKQKLRHMYGLGEKQFRTLFNKAQHMHGIAGENFMFLLESRLDNLVFRLGFANSRAGARQLVAHGHVTVNGKKVDIASYQVSPGDVIGLRERSRSLSSIKEALENRNHLVAYLEYNDAALEGKFIRLPERGELSQDIDEKQIVEFYNR from the coding sequence ATGGCACGTTACACTGGTCCTAAATTTAAATTGAGCCGTCGTCTCGGTATTTCCCTGAGCGGCACAGGTAAAGAATTGAAACGCCCTTTCCCTCCGGGACAACATGGTGCAAACCAACGGAGAAAAATCAGCAACTACGGTATGCAGCTTCAAGAGAAACAAAAGTTGCGTCACATGTACGGCTTGGGTGAAAAACAATTCCGTACCCTGTTCAACAAAGCTCAACACATGCACGGTATCGCTGGTGAAAACTTTATGTTCTTGCTGGAAAGCCGCCTGGACAACCTTGTATTCCGTCTTGGCTTTGCTAATTCCCGTGCAGGCGCACGTCAATTGGTAGCTCACGGTCACGTTACTGTGAACGGTAAAAAAGTTGACATCGCTTCTTACCAAGTAAGCCCTGGCGACGTGATCGGTCTTCGTGAAAGAAGTCGTTCCCTGTCTTCCATCAAAGAAGCTTTGGAAAACCGCAACCACTTGGTAGCTTACCTGGAGTACAATGACGCAGCTCTGGAAGGTAAATTCATTCGTTTGCCTGAGCGTGGCGAATTGTCCCAAGATATCGATGAAAAACAAATCGTCGAATTCTACAACCGCTAA
- a CDS encoding AraC family transcriptional regulator — protein sequence MDYFKRIQCAIEFIELNLREDLKIADIASQACFSAFHFQRVFQAISGFTVQQYIRRRRLSEAAEQLKQSNQKVLDIAIEFQYNSQEAFTRAFEKNFGITPGKYRNSDIELPGQSKINFLDYQKNTKGDLDVNKPVILQLETTKIIGYEYKTNLNNEQHYKEIPGFYGHFGANEYFMCIPNKIAPGMSYGVACRFEDNGAFSFVVGEAVEKESNELAEGFIYMEIPAGKYAEFDASGSDGRVQNIRDFIYGTWLPNSNFERREGPDFEITDVMNSSYPDHLSMKVYIPIE from the coding sequence ATGGACTATTTTAAACGAATTCAGTGTGCGATTGAGTTTATTGAATTGAATCTCCGGGAGGATCTAAAAATTGCCGATATTGCTTCACAGGCATGCTTTTCAGCTTTTCATTTCCAGCGGGTTTTTCAGGCCATTTCGGGTTTTACGGTTCAACAGTATATAAGAAGGAGAAGATTGTCCGAGGCGGCTGAACAGCTAAAACAATCCAATCAAAAAGTGTTGGACATTGCTATTGAGTTTCAGTACAACTCGCAAGAAGCCTTTACCCGCGCTTTTGAAAAGAATTTTGGGATCACCCCTGGGAAATATCGTAACAGTGATATTGAGCTTCCTGGACAAAGCAAAATTAATTTTCTGGATTATCAAAAAAATACGAAGGGGGATTTGGATGTGAACAAGCCAGTGATATTGCAGCTCGAAACGACCAAAATTATAGGGTATGAATATAAAACAAATCTGAATAATGAGCAGCACTATAAAGAAATTCCAGGATTTTATGGGCACTTTGGAGCCAATGAATATTTTATGTGTATCCCGAACAAGATCGCACCGGGAATGTCATATGGGGTTGCCTGTCGATTTGAAGACAATGGTGCATTTTCATTTGTGGTGGGCGAGGCAGTTGAAAAAGAGTCAAATGAACTGGCAGAGGGTTTCATATATATGGAGATTCCAGCAGGGAAGTATGCTGAGTTTGACGCTTCGGGTTCAGATGGACGGGTTCAGAATATACGAGACTTTATCTATGGCACATGGCTTCCTAATTCTAATTTTGAACGGAGGGAGGGACCAGATTTTGAAATTACGGACGTGATGAATTCCTCCTATCCAGATCATTTGAGCATGAAAGTATACATCCCCATTGAATAA